In Elusimicrobiota bacterium, a genomic segment contains:
- the mltG gene encoding endolytic transglycosylase MltG, which translates to MRKLIAAALLGLLVFGAWLLYPSPGGPVEVTVPPGLSAWQTAQLLKEKGVLRSARLFKLAAALTKTDRRLKPGTYELRRSMPATKVLRILASGAARKELKVVIPEGFSARQIAERLEAEGVCPAQAFLKEAQVHRLEGYLFPATYSFEPGTAAAAAAQRMHQEFKSQILRHFEAAEPKPALNLHQLVTLASIVEREAVLPREKPMIAAVYLNRMQRRMRLEADPTVQYALRHWKKGLTTEDLRTPSPYNTYMHYGLPPGPICSPGLDSFKAAMRPAETDAVYFVADNTGGHVFSATHEEHIKAKQSFKRGLRALRERLKRGYGGGQ; encoded by the coding sequence GTGCGCAAACTAATCGCGGCGGCCCTTCTCGGCCTCCTGGTTTTCGGGGCATGGCTGCTTTATCCCTCGCCCGGCGGCCCGGTCGAGGTCACCGTTCCCCCCGGGCTTTCCGCCTGGCAAACCGCCCAGCTTTTGAAGGAGAAAGGGGTCCTCAGATCGGCGCGCCTATTCAAGCTCGCGGCGGCCCTCACCAAGACCGACCGCAGGCTCAAGCCAGGGACCTATGAGCTCAGGCGCAGCATGCCGGCAACGAAAGTCTTGCGGATTCTGGCGTCGGGAGCGGCCCGCAAGGAGCTCAAGGTCGTCATTCCAGAGGGCTTCTCGGCGCGGCAGATCGCCGAGCGGCTTGAGGCGGAAGGGGTTTGCCCGGCTCAGGCCTTTTTGAAGGAAGCCCAAGTCCACCGCCTGGAAGGCTACCTATTCCCGGCCACCTACTCCTTCGAGCCCGGGACCGCCGCGGCCGCCGCGGCGCAAAGGATGCACCAGGAGTTCAAGAGCCAGATCTTGAGGCATTTCGAGGCCGCGGAGCCGAAGCCCGCGCTTAATCTCCACCAGCTCGTCACCTTGGCCTCCATCGTCGAGCGAGAGGCGGTGCTGCCCCGGGAAAAGCCCATGATCGCGGCGGTGTACTTGAACCGCATGCAGAGGCGCATGAGGCTAGAGGCCGACCCCACCGTTCAGTACGCCTTGAGGCATTGGAAGAAGGGTCTCACCACGGAGGACTTGCGCACACCGTCGCCCTACAACACCTACATGCATTACGGCTTGCCCCCCGGCCCCATCTGCAGCCCGGGTCTCGACTCTTTCAAGGCCGCCATGCGGCCCGCCGAGACCGACGCCGTCTACTTCGTGGCCGACAACACCGGGGGGCATGTCTTCTCTGCTACCCATGAGGAGCACATCAAGGCCAAGCAGTCCTTCAAAAGGGGCTTGCGTGCCCTCAGGGAGCGCCTGAAGCGCGGCTACGGCGGTGGACAGTAG
- a CDS encoding tyrosine--tRNA ligase has translation MDPAVHLKRGCVSLASEEELDRKLSLGRPLRVKLGVDPTSADLHLGHSVVLMKLRAFQDLGHVAVLIIGDFTALIGDPSGRDSTRPTLSPERIAANAATYQEQAFKILDSRRTEIHFNAAWLKPFVQGRLLEVLKRHTVQQILAREDFKERLRANSPLTMLETLYPIFQGYDSIAVRADVELGGNDQLTNLLMGRRMQGDEGQEPQVAMTLPLLVGLDGVKKMSKSYGNAISLNDPPRDMFGKLMKISDELMISYYELLTNEDVESVRKRHPMEAKKGLAEALTARFHGPEAGRREREFFEATFSRREIPTDAVKELSLPAGLSLSELILRSGGTKSRNEARRLIVQGGVKINGGKRQTDEPVNSPACFILQVGKHQFVRVTLT, from the coding sequence ATGGATCCGGCAGTTCATCTCAAGCGCGGCTGCGTTTCTCTGGCGAGCGAGGAGGAGCTCGATCGCAAGCTTTCCCTGGGAAGGCCCCTGCGCGTCAAGCTGGGCGTGGACCCGACCTCCGCCGATCTGCATTTGGGCCACAGCGTGGTGCTCATGAAGCTTCGCGCCTTCCAGGATTTAGGCCACGTCGCCGTCCTCATCATAGGAGACTTTACCGCCCTCATCGGCGATCCCTCCGGCCGCGACTCCACCCGGCCGACTTTGAGCCCGGAGCGAATTGCCGCCAACGCCGCGACTTACCAGGAGCAGGCTTTCAAGATCCTGGACTCCAGGAGGACCGAGATCCACTTCAACGCGGCTTGGCTCAAGCCCTTCGTGCAGGGCCGGCTTTTGGAGGTCCTGAAGCGACACACGGTCCAGCAGATACTGGCCCGGGAGGATTTCAAGGAACGCCTGAGGGCCAACTCGCCCTTGACCATGCTGGAGACCTTGTATCCCATTTTCCAAGGCTACGACTCAATTGCGGTTCGCGCCGACGTGGAGCTTGGGGGCAACGACCAGCTGACCAATCTCCTCATGGGGCGGCGCATGCAGGGCGACGAGGGCCAGGAGCCGCAGGTGGCGATGACCCTTCCCCTGCTGGTGGGCTTGGACGGCGTCAAGAAAATGTCCAAGTCCTACGGCAACGCGATCTCATTGAATGATCCCCCCCGGGATATGTTCGGCAAGCTCATGAAGATATCCGACGAGCTGATGATTTCTTACTACGAGCTCCTGACCAACGAAGACGTCGAGAGCGTCAGGAAGCGCCATCCCATGGAGGCCAAGAAAGGTCTGGCCGAGGCGCTTACGGCCAGGTTCCACGGTCCCGAGGCCGGCAGGCGGGAGAGGGAATTCTTCGAGGCGACGTTCTCCAGGCGGGAAATCCCCACCGATGCCGTCAAAGAGCTGAGCTTGCCGGCGGGGCTCTCCTTGAGCGAATTGATACTGCGCTCGGGCGGGACCAAGTCCCGCAACGAGGCCCGGCGCCTGATCGTCCAGGGCGGGGTGAAGATCAATGGCGGCAAGAGGCAGACCGACGAGCCGGTGAACTCTCCGGCTTGCTTCATCCTGCAGGTGGGCAAGCACCAATTCGTGAGGGTTACGTTGACATGA
- a CDS encoding FecR domain-containing protein, which yields MKRAWLGLIMASSLARPATAGEGWDFRLMDVQGSVTVYTQEEPGGAAAQAGLPLEAGDRVSAGPNGSAEIGIGGKSLIALKSGSEIVLSSPQPGGALIELGLGSLLAKLEPLLPGQSLRVRTPTAVAAVRGTEFGVEFSAEEKETLVGVFDEGRVEVSGGSGAMETLQANQETSISEGKPPLQPYVLRRLARQRAFMRAIPKRLRRMAKEWKALPPAQRRALRRRAFEEMRRRKEDRLQRQRLRDRRGPAQKRPRPDQERMERRREEIRRRRRTP from the coding sequence ATGAAGCGGGCCTGGCTCGGGTTGATCATGGCATCGAGCTTGGCGCGGCCCGCGACGGCCGGGGAAGGCTGGGACTTCCGCCTCATGGACGTCCAAGGCTCGGTCACGGTCTACACCCAGGAGGAGCCAGGGGGCGCTGCGGCCCAGGCCGGCCTTCCTCTAGAGGCCGGCGACCGCGTGAGCGCGGGTCCGAACGGCAGCGCGGAGATAGGCATCGGCGGCAAATCCCTGATCGCGCTCAAATCCGGCTCCGAAATCGTTTTGAGCTCCCCCCAGCCGGGAGGCGCGCTCATCGAGCTCGGGCTCGGGAGCCTGCTTGCCAAGCTTGAGCCGCTTCTGCCTGGGCAGAGCCTGAGGGTGCGCACCCCCACGGCCGTGGCTGCGGTCCGCGGAACCGAATTCGGCGTCGAGTTCTCGGCCGAGGAGAAGGAGACGCTGGTGGGAGTGTTCGACGAGGGGCGCGTCGAGGTGAGCGGCGGTTCGGGTGCTATGGAGACGCTTCAAGCCAACCAGGAGACCTCTATCTCCGAGGGGAAGCCCCCGCTTCAGCCCTACGTTCTGAGAAGGCTTGCCCGCCAGCGCGCGTTCATGAGAGCCATTCCCAAGCGCCTTCGCCGCATGGCCAAGGAGTGGAAGGCCCTGCCTCCCGCCCAAAGGCGGGCCCTGCGCCGGCGCGCCTTCGAGGAGATGCGCCGCAGGAAGGAGGATCGGCTGCAAAGGCAGCGCTTGCGCGACCGGCGCGGACCCGCGCAGAAGAGGCCCAGGCCGGACCAGGAGCGCATGGAACGCCGGCGCGAGGAGATCCGGCGCCGGAGGAGGACGCCATGA
- a CDS encoding CinA family nicotinamide mononucleotide deamidase-related protein: MNRPRLELICVGSELLNGHLNTHQSYISLRLKSAGLELSKASTLPDDLPSLREEIRACLKRCDALLLCGGLGPTFDDVTRQAAAEALGRKLVYRPALYSEIRKKFRRHRMAAPRENRRQAYVIEGAEVLPNGTGSAPGQLLAVPREKMPWPQAVALMPGPFAELSPMFESRVLGFLRKTYGRGIFARHLVAHLSGLPESVADQRLAFLTKNPRPGEAFTILASAGQVDFHATTTAATPGLSRKLLERIRQGLYAAVGPRIFAEGSETLESTVGRLLKRRGQTLATAESCTGGLLGARLTSTAGSSSYFLGGIVAYSNELKTRLLGVRPETLARRGTVSSACAREMAESVRRMARASWGLSITGIAGPGGGTPDKPIGLVFVGLCGGEGKGKHSRAWKLSLSGERETIRQRAAGAALHLLLSELNAQAQE, translated from the coding sequence ATGAACAGGCCCCGCCTGGAGCTGATTTGCGTGGGTTCCGAACTCCTGAACGGGCATTTGAACACGCACCAAAGCTACATAAGCCTCCGGCTCAAATCCGCTGGGCTAGAACTTTCCAAGGCCTCGACTTTGCCGGATGACTTGCCGAGCTTGCGCGAGGAGATCAGGGCCTGCCTCAAGCGCTGCGACGCCCTGCTCCTCTGCGGAGGCTTGGGCCCGACATTCGATGACGTGACGCGCCAGGCCGCGGCGGAGGCCCTAGGACGAAAACTCGTCTACCGGCCCGCCCTTTACTCGGAAATCAGGAAAAAATTCCGCCGCCACCGCATGGCAGCACCCCGGGAAAACCGGCGCCAGGCCTACGTCATCGAGGGAGCCGAGGTTCTCCCCAACGGGACCGGCTCGGCTCCAGGGCAGCTGCTGGCCGTCCCGAGGGAAAAGATGCCGTGGCCCCAGGCCGTGGCTTTGATGCCCGGCCCCTTTGCCGAGCTTTCGCCCATGTTCGAATCGAGGGTGCTCGGCTTCCTGCGCAAGACCTACGGGCGGGGCATTTTCGCGCGCCACTTGGTCGCGCACCTCTCCGGCCTTCCCGAATCCGTGGCCGACCAGCGCCTGGCGTTTCTCACGAAGAATCCCCGTCCAGGGGAGGCCTTCACCATCTTGGCCTCGGCGGGCCAGGTGGATTTCCACGCCACGACCACTGCCGCGACGCCCGGCCTCAGCCGGAAACTCCTGGAGCGCATAAGGCAAGGCCTTTACGCGGCGGTCGGCCCCCGCATCTTCGCGGAAGGTTCCGAGACCTTGGAATCCACCGTGGGCCGCCTGCTTAAGAGGAGGGGCCAAACCTTGGCGACGGCGGAATCCTGCACCGGCGGCCTCTTGGGGGCGCGGCTCACCTCGACGGCGGGGAGCTCATCCTATTTCCTTGGAGGAATCGTGGCTTACTCCAACGAGCTCAAGACGCGACTCCTCGGGGTCCGCCCGGAAACTTTGGCCAGACGCGGCACGGTCTCGAGCGCCTGCGCGCGGGAGATGGCGGAGTCGGTCCGGCGCATGGCCCGGGCCTCTTGGGGGCTGTCGATCACGGGCATCGCGGGCCCCGGCGGCGGCACGCCCGATAAACCGATCGGCCTCGTCTTCGTCGGGCTCTGCGGAGGCGAGGGGAAGGGCAAGCACTCCCGCGCCTGGAAGCTGTCCCTGTCTGGAGAAAGGGAAACCATACGCCAAAGGGCGGCCGGCGCGGCCCTCCACTTATTGCTGAGCGAACTCAATGCCCAAGCGCAAGAATAG
- a CDS encoding uracil-DNA glycosylase, producing MSPGPAPAPSDRAAALEALAARVQACRGCPLGSQRIQAVPGVGSAEARVIFIGEGPGFSEDHRGEPFVGRSGQLLDKILAAIGLSRRTVFIANVVKCHPMKDPSDPEARGNDRPPSPEEMAACRPYLDEQIRVISPRVLVTLGAVAARAILGGEIQITKIRGQWQSYLPQGAPTAIKLLPTFHPAALLRNPELKKDVWTDMKSLKQELELS from the coding sequence ATAAGCCCTGGCCCGGCGCCGGCTCCTTCGGACCGGGCCGCGGCCCTGGAGGCCTTGGCCGCGCGCGTCCAAGCCTGCCGGGGATGCCCCCTGGGCTCGCAGAGGATACAGGCCGTGCCCGGGGTGGGCTCTGCCGAGGCGCGCGTCATCTTCATCGGGGAAGGACCTGGGTTTTCCGAGGACCACCGGGGCGAGCCGTTCGTGGGGAGATCGGGCCAACTCTTGGACAAGATACTGGCCGCCATAGGGCTTTCGCGCCGGACGGTCTTTATCGCCAACGTGGTCAAGTGCCATCCTATGAAGGACCCTTCCGATCCCGAGGCCCGCGGCAACGACCGCCCGCCGAGCCCCGAGGAGATGGCGGCCTGCCGCCCCTATCTCGACGAGCAAATCCGAGTCATCTCTCCGCGAGTGCTGGTGACCTTGGGCGCGGTGGCCGCGCGGGCCATTCTGGGCGGCGAGATCCAGATCACGAAGATCCGCGGGCAATGGCAGTCTTATCTGCCGCAGGGCGCGCCGACCGCGATCAAGCTTTTGCCCACCTTCCATCCGGCCGCGCTCCTGCGCAATCCCGAACTCAAAAAGGACGTTTGGACCGACATGAAAAGCCTGAAGCAGGAGCTGGAGCTGTCGTGA
- a CDS encoding methylmalonyl-CoA mutase, with translation MSVEVLKGEILPATLSGIAVKLEYGPEDLAGQDYLGEVGRPGQYPFVRGLKGSGYRLHPWTMRQFAGHKTAKDTNERFKYLLSHGETGLSTAFDLPTLMGLDSDDPRSLGEVGREGVAVDSLADFEVLFSGIDLAKVSTSMTINLPAPVLLAMYLAVARKQGVPFKRLRGTLQNDILKEYIAQNEYLYPPEPSMRLVLDAIEYCVREVPRFYPISISGYHIREAGADAVQELAFTLADGRDYVLRLVKRGLNIDDFASQLSFFFDVHNCFFEEIAKLRAARGIWAKIMKEEFGAKREISWMMPMHCQTAGVSLTAQQPLNNIVRVAYQALAGVLGGTQSLHTNSYDEALALPSDQAVMTALRTQQILALETGLTDTPDPFGGSYYLEALTRQVQDQALELMSRIRELGGVVPALEKGFFHKEIAETAYRHELELDAGRRRIVGVNLHATEGRIPPILKIASSVESGQVRALKRLRRGRDNAKVSAALKAVRETARSRENLMPAILEAVEVYATVGEVTQSLKEIFGEYQCAN, from the coding sequence ATGAGCGTGGAAGTGCTGAAAGGAGAGATCTTGCCCGCGACCCTTTCCGGAATTGCCGTCAAGCTCGAGTACGGGCCGGAGGACTTGGCGGGACAAGACTACCTAGGAGAAGTCGGCAGGCCCGGCCAGTACCCCTTCGTTCGCGGCCTCAAGGGTAGCGGCTACCGCCTGCACCCCTGGACCATGCGCCAATTCGCGGGCCATAAGACCGCGAAGGATACCAACGAGAGATTCAAGTACCTGCTTTCCCACGGGGAGACGGGGCTTTCCACGGCCTTCGACCTGCCGACCTTGATGGGGCTGGACTCCGACGACCCGCGTTCCTTGGGCGAGGTCGGCCGGGAAGGCGTGGCCGTGGACAGCCTCGCGGACTTCGAGGTTCTGTTCTCCGGCATAGACCTTGCCAAGGTCTCCACCTCGATGACCATCAATCTGCCGGCTCCGGTGCTGCTGGCCATGTACTTGGCCGTGGCCCGCAAGCAGGGCGTGCCCTTCAAGCGCCTGCGCGGCACACTCCAGAACGACATCTTGAAGGAATACATCGCGCAGAACGAGTACCTTTATCCCCCCGAGCCCTCGATGCGCCTGGTGCTCGACGCCATAGAATACTGCGTGCGCGAGGTGCCCCGCTTCTACCCCATCTCCATCTCCGGCTACCACATACGCGAGGCCGGAGCCGACGCGGTCCAGGAGTTGGCCTTCACCTTGGCCGACGGCCGCGATTACGTCCTGCGCCTGGTGAAACGGGGCCTGAACATCGACGATTTCGCTTCTCAGCTCTCCTTCTTCTTCGACGTGCACAACTGCTTCTTCGAGGAGATCGCCAAGCTTCGGGCGGCGCGCGGCATCTGGGCCAAAATCATGAAGGAGGAGTTCGGGGCCAAGAGGGAAATTTCGTGGATGATGCCCATGCACTGCCAAACGGCCGGGGTGAGCCTGACGGCCCAGCAGCCCTTGAACAATATCGTCCGCGTGGCCTACCAAGCTTTGGCCGGGGTTCTGGGGGGCACGCAAAGCCTCCACACCAACTCCTACGACGAGGCCCTGGCCTTGCCCAGCGACCAGGCCGTGATGACGGCTTTGCGCACCCAGCAGATCCTGGCCCTGGAGACCGGCCTCACCGATACTCCCGACCCGTTCGGGGGCTCCTATTATCTGGAAGCCCTCACGCGCCAGGTGCAGGACCAGGCCCTGGAACTCATGAGCCGCATCCGGGAGCTGGGCGGCGTGGTTCCGGCTCTCGAAAAGGGGTTTTTTCACAAGGAGATCGCTGAGACCGCCTACCGCCACGAGCTTGAGCTGGACGCCGGCCGGCGGCGCATCGTCGGGGTCAACCTGCATGCGACAGAGGGGCGGATCCCGCCTATTTTGAAGATCGCAAGCTCCGTCGAGTCGGGGCAGGTCAGGGCTTTGAAGCGCCTGCGCCGCGGGCGAGACAACGCGAAGGTCTCGGCCGCCCTCAAGGCCGTCAGGGAAACGGCCAGATCCCGGGAGAACCTCATGCCCGCCATCCTGGAGGCGGTCGAGGTCTACGCCACCGTGGGCGAGGTCACACAGAGCCTCAAGGAAATATTCGGCGAGTATCAGTGCGCAAACTAA
- the priA gene encoding primosomal protein N' — protein sequence MRIAEVAFPVPLHRGFHYQVPEDLPVSPGMRVRAPFGPRRAVGTVLCVFEGEPERKLKALEASLEAEPALTPELLEAAVWISRRYAAPIGECVKAVLPSFIKQPLPGGALSFPAVRESAGKGFTLTASQSRALDSLAERLKERKPHVSLLYGVPASGKTEVYLRLIRQAVSRQGQVLFLLPEIALTAPFFGEFQAALEVPVVLWHSEIPVRQRRQAWWGLRMGQVRVVVGARSACLLPFQDLRLVVIDEEQDESFKQEGQSPLYHAREVAIERARRFAALAVLGSATPSLESWERARRGDWELLPMPERVSGVPRPAVQVVAKPKAGCLSEELVEKIKERLKNREQSILLVNRRGFSTLVMCGKCGWVDRCSSCGVAKIQHQNPEGGYWLVCHHCSRKSDFRAECSRCKAQALRVSGVGTQKVVAELKARLPGTRVLRMDRDTVSKEGSAESRLYERFKAGEADILVGTKLVAKSFHFPEVTLVGVVDADTMIHMPDFRASERTMQLLAQVAGRSGRAEKKGEVLLQTLEPDHIAILGTLNGDYAAFAEAELGSRRELGYPPFSILLRALWSGARQEDVEQAARDCARRLRDELGLGERVLGPAPAVVRLALGKFRFHILLKLSEAELGRALAWLGAYPAPTGSKLRLNVDPYDLF from the coding sequence ATGCGCATCGCCGAGGTCGCGTTTCCGGTTCCCCTTCACCGAGGCTTTCATTACCAGGTCCCAGAGGACCTTCCCGTGAGCCCCGGGATGCGGGTGCGAGCCCCCTTCGGGCCCCGGCGAGCCGTGGGGACCGTTCTTTGCGTTTTCGAGGGGGAGCCGGAGAGGAAGCTCAAGGCGCTCGAGGCCTCGCTCGAGGCCGAGCCCGCGCTCACCCCCGAGCTCTTGGAGGCGGCCGTTTGGATTTCGCGGCGCTACGCCGCTCCTATCGGGGAGTGCGTCAAGGCCGTTCTGCCGAGTTTCATCAAGCAGCCCTTGCCGGGAGGCGCTCTTTCTTTCCCGGCGGTCCGGGAATCAGCCGGGAAGGGCTTCACGCTCACCGCCAGTCAAAGCCGGGCTCTCGACTCTCTTGCAGAAAGGCTCAAGGAAAGAAAACCCCATGTTTCACTGCTCTACGGGGTGCCGGCCTCGGGCAAGACCGAGGTTTATCTGCGTCTCATACGCCAGGCCGTTTCCCGGCAGGGCCAGGTCCTGTTCCTTCTTCCCGAGATAGCCCTCACTGCCCCTTTTTTCGGGGAATTCCAAGCCGCCCTCGAGGTCCCCGTGGTGCTCTGGCACAGCGAGATTCCCGTGCGCCAACGCCGCCAGGCCTGGTGGGGTTTGAGGATGGGCCAAGTCCGAGTCGTGGTCGGGGCCCGCTCGGCCTGCCTCCTGCCCTTCCAGGACCTGCGCCTGGTGGTCATCGATGAGGAGCAGGACGAGTCGTTCAAGCAGGAAGGGCAGTCCCCCCTGTATCACGCCCGAGAGGTGGCCATCGAGAGAGCCAGGCGTTTCGCAGCGCTCGCCGTTCTCGGCTCGGCCACTCCCTCCCTTGAGAGCTGGGAGCGCGCGCGGCGGGGCGATTGGGAGCTCCTGCCCATGCCCGAGCGCGTTTCCGGAGTGCCCCGTCCCGCCGTCCAGGTCGTGGCCAAGCCCAAGGCGGGCTGCCTTTCCGAGGAGCTTGTGGAGAAGATCAAGGAGCGCCTCAAGAACCGCGAGCAGTCCATCCTTCTGGTCAACCGCCGGGGCTTTTCCACCTTGGTCATGTGCGGCAAGTGCGGGTGGGTCGACCGCTGCTCCTCCTGCGGGGTGGCCAAGATCCAGCACCAGAATCCCGAGGGAGGCTATTGGCTCGTCTGCCACCACTGCAGCCGCAAGTCCGACTTCCGCGCGGAATGCTCGCGGTGCAAGGCCCAGGCCCTGCGCGTCTCGGGAGTCGGGACCCAGAAGGTCGTGGCCGAACTCAAGGCGCGCCTGCCAGGGACCCGGGTTCTGCGCATGGACCGCGACACCGTCTCTAAGGAGGGTTCGGCGGAGTCTCGCCTCTACGAGCGCTTCAAGGCGGGAGAGGCCGACATCCTCGTCGGCACCAAGCTCGTGGCCAAGAGTTTCCATTTTCCGGAGGTGACCTTGGTGGGCGTGGTGGACGCCGACACCATGATCCACATGCCCGACTTCAGGGCCTCCGAGAGGACCATGCAGCTCTTAGCCCAAGTGGCCGGCCGCTCGGGCCGCGCCGAGAAGAAGGGAGAGGTGCTCCTGCAAACCCTCGAGCCCGACCATATCGCCATTCTCGGAACGCTCAACGGGGATTACGCGGCTTTCGCGGAAGCGGAGCTGGGCTCGCGCCGAGAGTTGGGTTATCCCCCGTTTTCGATTTTGCTCAGGGCCCTCTGGAGCGGCGCCCGGCAAGAGGATGTCGAGCAGGCGGCACGGGACTGCGCCAGAAGGCTGCGCGATGAGCTGGGGCTTGGCGAACGGGTCCTTGGCCCGGCTCCCGCGGTGGTGCGTCTGGCCTTGGGCAAGTTTCGCTTCCACATCCTGCTCAAGCTGTCGGAGGCGGAGCTGGGTCGGGCCCTGGCTTGGCTTGGGGCCTATCCCGCTCCCACTGGGTCCAAGCTCAGGCTGAACGTGGACCCCTACGATTTATTTTAG
- the gmk gene encoding guanylate kinase produces MPKGTLAVISAPSGTGKSTIARKLLQKRKDLRCSVSCTTRSPRHGERHGKHYFFLTREEFKKKIQGNYFLEWAMVHDEYYGTPRQFIEAQIKAGHQVLLAIDVQGAAAVRRKIPDSILVFLAPPSLESLRDRLAARREDAESASKRLANSRGELAAVKEFDYFVINDNLEQAVAQVESILTAESLKVSRQEFPDFVTAGSRL; encoded by the coding sequence ATGCCAAAAGGGACTCTGGCCGTGATCTCGGCTCCCTCCGGGACGGGTAAATCCACCATCGCCCGCAAACTGCTTCAGAAGCGCAAGGATCTTCGCTGCTCGGTCTCATGCACGACCCGCTCCCCTAGGCACGGGGAGCGGCACGGCAAGCATTATTTCTTTCTGACCCGGGAGGAGTTCAAGAAGAAGATCCAGGGCAACTACTTCCTCGAGTGGGCTATGGTCCACGACGAGTACTACGGCACTCCCCGGCAATTCATAGAGGCGCAGATCAAGGCCGGACACCAAGTCCTGCTCGCCATCGATGTTCAGGGCGCGGCCGCCGTCCGCAGAAAGATCCCGGACTCGATCCTGGTGTTCCTAGCCCCTCCCTCCCTGGAGTCTCTCAGGGACCGCTTGGCGGCGCGGCGGGAGGACGCGGAGTCGGCGAGCAAGAGGCTGGCCAACTCCAGGGGCGAGCTTGCCGCGGTCAAGGAGTTCGATTATTTCGTGATCAACGACAATCTCGAACAGGCGGTGGCGCAGGTCGAGAGCATCCTGACGGCGGAAAGCCTCAAGGTCAGCCGCCAGGAATTTCCGGATTTCGTGACGGCAGGGTCCCGGCTTTGA